A single Curtobacterium sp. MCSS17_015 DNA region contains:
- a CDS encoding shikimate dehydrogenase — MAPTFPDADRTQLAVLGSPIAHSLSPTLHAAAYDVLGLPFSYGRHEVASGELAAFVAGLGPEWRGLSLTMPLKRKVLPLLDRTTPLVDELGVANTVAFRQEGSSVVLAGANTDVAGLVRPVAALGHVPGEATVLGGGATAASALTASLRLGASLVRVFLRDTGKAGDLVMLAARLGVTLEVHPLDDLSSAGPMGFVVSTLPGGAADDLPLVPSGPDAVLFDVAYEPWPTRASTAWNAAGGRVLNGLDMLTEQAIGQIRFFLTGDEDELLPDEAEVRRAMRAAVGLPPTIG; from the coding sequence GTGGCCCCGACCTTCCCCGACGCCGACCGGACGCAGCTCGCCGTGCTCGGCTCCCCCATCGCCCACTCGCTCTCCCCCACGCTGCACGCGGCGGCCTACGACGTGCTCGGTCTCCCCTTCTCGTACGGGAGGCACGAGGTCGCGTCCGGCGAACTCGCCGCGTTCGTCGCGGGGCTGGGTCCGGAATGGCGGGGCCTCAGCCTGACGATGCCGCTCAAGCGCAAGGTGCTGCCACTCCTCGACCGGACGACCCCGCTCGTCGACGAGCTCGGGGTCGCGAACACGGTCGCGTTCCGCCAGGAGGGGTCCTCGGTCGTCCTCGCCGGCGCGAACACGGACGTCGCCGGGCTCGTGCGCCCGGTCGCCGCACTCGGTCACGTCCCCGGCGAGGCCACCGTCCTGGGTGGAGGAGCCACCGCGGCGAGCGCCCTCACCGCGTCCCTGCGGCTCGGGGCGTCCTTGGTCCGGGTGTTCCTCCGCGACACCGGCAAGGCGGGCGACCTCGTCATGCTCGCCGCCCGGCTCGGCGTGACGCTCGAGGTGCATCCGCTCGACGACCTGTCGTCCGCCGGGCCGATGGGCTTCGTGGTGTCGACCCTCCCGGGCGGCGCCGCAGACGACCTGCCCCTCGTGCCGTCGGGTCCGGACGCGGTGCTGTTCGACGTGGCCTACGAGCCGTGGCCGACCCGGGCCTCCACGGCGTGGAACGCGGCGGGGGGCCGCGTGCTGAACGGCCTCGACATGCTCACCGAGCAGGCCATCGGACAGATCCGCTTCTTCCTGACCGGTGACGAGGACGAGCTGCTGCCCGACGAGGCCGAGGTGCGCCGGGCGATGCGCGCCGCCGTCGGGCTGCCGCCGACGATCGGCTGA
- a CDS encoding iron-siderophore ABC transporter substrate-binding protein, with product MIRTSLPKRRLGRVLAAAGAVVAATLVLSGCSSSSTPSSSDSSDGGSSDGAFPVSITTGLGTTTIDSAPKRVVALGWGDAETALELGVQPVGASDWLAFGGEGVGPWLKGAYDKAPKIIETLEPSYEEILKLDPDVILDVKSSGDKDRYDKLSAIAPTVAIPKGGENYLASTEEQVDMISKALGKESEGKQLLADLDDSYAAAREAHPEFDGKTAAIGAYTSEGFGVYASRDSRATFMQNLGFTIPEAIDEAAGKEFSVSLSNENLDLLDADLTVVLPIYVEASKASSDPLFKKVPSVEAGHAIVIDDSDVSTAFSLGTTAAIEWALERLPDEFAAKLG from the coding sequence GTGATCCGTACCTCCCTCCCCAAGCGCCGCCTCGGGCGCGTGCTCGCCGCGGCCGGTGCCGTCGTCGCCGCCACCCTGGTCCTCTCCGGCTGCTCGTCGTCGAGCACGCCGTCCTCGTCCGACTCCTCCGACGGAGGCTCGTCGGACGGCGCCTTCCCGGTCTCCATCACGACCGGACTCGGCACGACGACGATCGACTCGGCCCCGAAGCGCGTCGTCGCCCTCGGCTGGGGTGACGCCGAGACGGCACTCGAACTCGGTGTGCAGCCCGTCGGCGCCAGCGACTGGCTCGCGTTCGGCGGCGAGGGCGTCGGGCCGTGGCTGAAGGGCGCGTACGACAAGGCGCCGAAGATCATCGAGACGCTCGAGCCGAGCTACGAAGAGATCCTCAAGCTCGACCCCGACGTGATCCTCGACGTGAAGAGCTCGGGCGACAAAGACCGCTACGACAAGCTCTCCGCCATCGCCCCGACCGTCGCGATCCCGAAGGGTGGCGAGAACTACCTCGCCTCGACCGAGGAGCAGGTCGACATGATCTCGAAGGCGCTCGGCAAGGAGAGCGAGGGCAAGCAGCTCCTCGCCGACCTCGACGACTCGTACGCGGCAGCGCGTGAGGCGCACCCCGAGTTCGACGGCAAGACCGCCGCGATCGGCGCCTACACGTCCGAGGGCTTCGGCGTCTACGCCTCCCGCGACAGCCGTGCGACCTTCATGCAGAACCTCGGGTTCACGATCCCGGAAGCGATCGACGAGGCCGCCGGCAAGGAGTTCTCCGTCTCGCTGTCGAACGAGAACCTGGACCTGCTCGACGCCGACCTGACCGTCGTGCTGCCGATCTACGTCGAGGCGTCGAAGGCGTCGTCGGACCCGCTCTTCAAGAAGGTGCCGTCGGTCGAGGCCGGGCACGCCATCGTGATCGACGACTCGGACGTCTCGACGGCGTTCTCGCTCGGCACGACCGCGGCGATCGAGTGGGCGCTCGAGCGCCTGCCGGACGAGTTCGCGGCGAAGCTGGGCTGA
- a CDS encoding DUF1304 domain-containing protein, producing the protein MTVLLAISGVFAVLAGLVHVYIFFLESVAWTSPRVRRIFGIASDADAQATRSLAFNQGFYNLFLAIGAVLGVVLVLAGNGATGWTLVVFACASMLGAAVVLAGTGRKYLNSAFVQGSFPLIALLFAFLASTFGA; encoded by the coding sequence ATGACGGTTCTGCTGGCGATCTCCGGCGTCTTCGCGGTCCTGGCGGGCCTCGTGCACGTGTACATCTTCTTCCTGGAGTCCGTGGCCTGGACGAGTCCCCGCGTCCGCCGCATCTTCGGGATCGCCTCGGACGCCGACGCGCAGGCCACGCGCTCGCTGGCCTTCAACCAGGGCTTCTACAACCTGTTCCTCGCGATCGGCGCGGTCCTCGGTGTCGTGCTGGTGCTGGCGGGCAACGGCGCCACGGGGTGGACCCTCGTCGTCTTCGCCTGCGCGAGCATGCTCGGTGCGGCGGTCGTCCTGGCCGGCACCGGTCGGAAGTACCTGAACTCGGCCTTCGTGCAGGGCTCGTTCCCGCTCATCGCGCTGCTCTTCGCGTTCCTCGCGTCGACGTTCGGCGCCTGA
- a CDS encoding chorismate mutase, whose protein sequence is MNEAPSTNDEDAVAELQSIRQSIDNIDAAVIHMLAERFKYTQRVGYLKAAAGMPAADPSREQIQVARLRSLAAESHLDPAFAEKFLNFIVAEVIHHHERIAVGEL, encoded by the coding sequence ATGAACGAGGCCCCGAGCACGAACGACGAAGACGCCGTCGCCGAACTCCAGAGCATCCGGCAGAGCATCGACAACATCGACGCCGCCGTGATCCACATGCTCGCCGAGCGCTTCAAGTACACACAGCGGGTGGGGTACCTCAAGGCCGCGGCGGGGATGCCGGCAGCCGACCCCTCACGCGAGCAGATCCAGGTCGCACGGTTGCGGTCCCTCGCTGCCGAATCGCACCTCGACCCGGCGTTCGCCGAGAAGTTCCTCAACTTCATCGTCGCGGAGGTCATCCACCACCACGAGCGCATCGCGGTCGGCGAGCTGTGA
- a CDS encoding beta-propeller fold lactonase family protein, which translates to MSLPGQHLPELHLLIGSYTATGGGNATGISIVGSSGAGADGPALVASTVAVLDDPSFLAVSGDRVYAVSETTDGGVHAFRRSGSSLEHLWDASAGGDAPCHIRVDPAGALVVTTYVSGTVTAVSLEAAESYAASVSASDGIVGGPGAAVGAGAGADGAGTAAGHGVAGRGTGVSAVLPDAAVATEVLPDATGPDEDRQDRPHAHQSTATPDGTVLVADLGGDALHEFRVAANATSVSIEPLRVHHVAPGAGPRHMAWFDGDLLVAGELDGHVYRMRRDGSGSFREVCTAAAFDGPVKTSLLSHIEVDEHGLVTVAVRGRDQIVVLDASDGGLQVVGAASAGGVWPRHFARVPGYLLVANQMSDAVAVLPVGDDGVPGEAVAQIAVGSPTCIVPL; encoded by the coding sequence GTGAGCCTGCCGGGGCAGCACCTGCCCGAGCTGCACCTGCTCATCGGGTCGTACACGGCCACCGGCGGGGGGAACGCGACCGGCATCTCGATCGTCGGGTCGAGCGGTGCCGGCGCCGACGGGCCTGCGCTCGTCGCGTCGACCGTCGCCGTGCTGGACGACCCGTCGTTCCTGGCCGTCTCGGGGGACCGCGTGTACGCCGTCTCCGAGACCACCGACGGCGGGGTCCACGCCTTCCGCCGATCGGGTTCGTCGCTCGAACACCTCTGGGACGCATCCGCCGGTGGTGACGCGCCGTGCCACATCCGGGTCGACCCCGCCGGCGCGCTCGTCGTCACGACCTACGTCTCCGGCACCGTGACGGCGGTCTCGCTCGAGGCGGCCGAGTCGTACGCGGCCTCGGTGTCGGCCAGTGACGGGATCGTCGGCGGGCCTGGTGCCGCAGTCGGGGCCGGGGCCGGGGCTGACGGCGCCGGTACTGCCGCCGGACACGGGGTCGCCGGGCGGGGGACCGGGGTGTCCGCCGTGCTGCCCGACGCGGCCGTCGCGACCGAGGTCCTGCCCGACGCGACCGGTCCCGACGAGGACCGTCAGGACCGCCCACACGCGCACCAGTCGACCGCCACCCCGGACGGCACCGTCCTGGTCGCCGACCTCGGGGGCGACGCCCTGCACGAGTTCCGGGTCGCAGCGAACGCGACCTCGGTGTCGATCGAGCCCCTGCGGGTGCACCACGTCGCACCGGGGGCGGGGCCGCGGCACATGGCCTGGTTCGACGGGGACCTGCTCGTCGCCGGGGAGCTCGACGGTCACGTGTACCGGATGCGACGGGACGGGTCGGGGTCGTTCCGTGAGGTCTGCACGGCCGCCGCCTTCGACGGGCCGGTCAAGACCTCCCTGCTCAGCCACATCGAGGTCGACGAGCACGGGCTCGTCACGGTCGCGGTCCGGGGCCGCGACCAGATCGTGGTGCTCGACGCATCCGACGGCGGGCTCCAGGTCGTCGGGGCAGCGTCGGCGGGCGGCGTGTGGCCGCGGCACTTCGCGCGGGTGCCCGGGTACCTGCTCGTCGCGAACCAGATGTCCGACGCCGTCGCGGTGCTCCCCGTCGGCGACGACGGCGTGCCGGGCGAGGCGGTCGCGCAGATCGCCGTGGGCAGCCCGACCTGCATCGTGCCGCTCTGA
- a CDS encoding 2-hydroxyacid dehydrogenase, which yields MPIVTLPFQELVDRFGPVPDGIELDVWDVEAPHPRADEVAIAFLPFYFGGRHRWQYVHDLPNLELLQLPSAGYEWAIPHVPGHAHLANGRGIHDDETAELAVGLALTSLREISAFQFDRTEQRWDSRETRSLADRRVTVVGYGAIGSAIATRFEAFRTEVTVVARTAREQDGRQVHAFGDLPELARTTDVLVLITPLTDETEGLVDARILAALPDGALLVNVARGKVVDTDALVAELRSGRLSAALDVTDPEPLPAGHALWTTPNTVLTPHVGGNTDLSVPRSLDLVRRQVSAFAEGRPFENLVEVPVRQA from the coding sequence GTGCCGATCGTCACGCTGCCCTTCCAGGAACTGGTCGACCGGTTCGGCCCGGTGCCGGACGGCATCGAACTCGACGTCTGGGACGTCGAAGCGCCGCACCCCCGGGCCGACGAGGTCGCCATCGCCTTCCTGCCGTTCTACTTCGGCGGACGGCACCGGTGGCAGTACGTGCACGACCTGCCGAACCTCGAGCTGCTGCAGCTGCCGAGCGCCGGGTACGAGTGGGCGATCCCGCACGTGCCCGGCCACGCGCACCTGGCGAACGGCCGGGGCATCCACGACGACGAGACGGCCGAACTGGCAGTCGGTCTCGCACTGACGTCCCTCCGCGAGATCTCGGCGTTCCAGTTCGACCGGACCGAGCAGCGATGGGACTCGCGCGAAACCCGTTCCCTGGCCGACCGTCGGGTGACCGTGGTCGGCTACGGTGCGATCGGCTCCGCCATCGCGACGCGGTTCGAGGCGTTCCGCACCGAGGTGACCGTGGTGGCCCGGACCGCACGGGAGCAGGACGGCCGGCAGGTGCACGCGTTCGGTGACCTGCCCGAGCTCGCCCGCACCACCGACGTACTCGTGCTCATCACGCCGCTCACCGACGAGACCGAGGGACTGGTGGACGCGCGGATCCTGGCAGCGCTGCCCGACGGCGCCCTCCTGGTGAACGTGGCGCGCGGCAAGGTCGTGGACACCGACGCCCTGGTCGCCGAGCTGCGGTCCGGCCGACTGTCGGCGGCGCTCGACGTCACGGACCCGGAGCCCCTGCCCGCCGGTCATGCGCTGTGGACGACGCCGAACACCGTGCTCACGCCGCACGTCGGGGGCAACACGGACCTCAGCGTGCCGCGATCGCTCGACCTGGTGCGCCGGCAGGTGTCGGCGTTCGCCGAGGGTCGACCGTTCGAGAACCTCGTCGAGGTCCCGGTCCGCCAGGCCTGA
- the purL gene encoding phosphoribosylformylglycinamidine synthase subunit PurL yields MTTHVRPKPDTVQDAAETPDKEQPYAALGLKADEYAEIREILGRRPTSGELAMYSVMWSEHCSYKSSKNYLRQFGQKVTPEMKKNLMVGMGENAGVVDVGDGWAVTFKVESHNHPSYVEPYQGAATGVGGIVRDIISMGARPVAVMDQLRFGAIDHEDTARVVHGVVGGISFYGNCLGLPNIGGETYFDPVYQGNPLVNALAVGVLRHEDLHLANASGAGNKVVLFGARTGGDGIGGASILASDTFTEGGPTKRPAVQVGDPFAEKVLIECCLELFQKELVEGIQDLGAAGISCATSELASNGDGGMHISLDDVLLRDPSLTAEEILMSESQERMMAVVRPEKLDAFLAVVGKWEVETSVLGEVTGTGRLVIDWQGQEIVNVDPRTVAVDGPVYDRPVAYPTWIDALQADGAESLDRPETGPALKAQFLQLLGSPNLSDKRWVTNQYDTYVLGNTALAFPDDGGMIRVDEETGLGVAIATDANGRYCQLDPKQGARLALAEAYRNVAVTGAVPAAVTDCLNFGSPENPEVMWQFSEAVEGLADGCMELGIPVTGGNVSFYNQTGDTPIHPTPVVGVLGVIDDVAKRIPSGWQDDGHNIYLLGTTSLELDGSAWAGTVHGHLGGRPPAVDLQREKALAELIAAAADEQLLTSAHDLADGGLGQTLAESVLRFGLGARVVLDELESRDGVDTATALFSESTGRVIVTVRREDDVRFQGLCNGRGYPVLRIGVTDAASDSLEVQGAFEATIDELRGAHGATLPSHFGDVIQENVTEGYIGRGPLDDHGAFSPRTDA; encoded by the coding sequence GTGACCACACACGTGCGACCGAAGCCCGACACCGTCCAGGACGCCGCCGAGACGCCCGACAAGGAGCAGCCGTACGCGGCACTCGGGCTCAAGGCCGACGAGTACGCCGAGATCCGCGAGATCCTCGGCCGCCGACCCACCTCGGGCGAGCTGGCGATGTACTCCGTCATGTGGTCGGAGCACTGCTCGTACAAGTCGAGCAAGAACTACCTCCGGCAGTTCGGCCAGAAGGTCACGCCGGAGATGAAGAAGAACCTCATGGTCGGCATGGGCGAGAACGCGGGTGTCGTCGACGTGGGTGACGGTTGGGCGGTGACCTTCAAGGTCGAGTCGCACAACCACCCGTCCTACGTCGAGCCGTACCAGGGCGCCGCCACGGGAGTCGGCGGCATCGTCCGCGACATCATCTCGATGGGTGCCCGTCCGGTGGCGGTGATGGACCAGCTGCGCTTCGGTGCGATCGACCACGAGGACACCGCCCGGGTCGTGCACGGGGTCGTCGGTGGTATCTCGTTCTACGGCAACTGCCTCGGCCTGCCGAACATCGGCGGCGAGACCTACTTCGACCCGGTGTACCAGGGCAACCCGCTGGTGAACGCGCTGGCGGTCGGCGTCCTCCGCCACGAGGACCTGCACCTCGCCAACGCCTCCGGCGCGGGCAACAAGGTCGTGCTCTTCGGTGCCCGCACGGGTGGCGACGGCATCGGCGGCGCGTCGATCCTGGCGTCCGACACCTTCACCGAGGGCGGCCCGACCAAGCGCCCGGCCGTCCAGGTGGGCGACCCGTTCGCCGAGAAGGTCCTCATCGAGTGCTGCCTCGAGCTCTTCCAGAAGGAGCTCGTCGAGGGCATCCAGGACCTCGGCGCCGCGGGCATCTCCTGCGCGACGAGCGAGCTCGCGAGCAACGGAGACGGTGGGATGCACATCTCCCTCGACGACGTCCTGCTGCGCGACCCGTCGCTCACGGCAGAGGAGATCCTCATGTCGGAGAGCCAGGAGCGCATGATGGCGGTCGTCCGCCCCGAGAAGCTCGACGCGTTCCTCGCGGTCGTCGGCAAGTGGGAGGTCGAGACCAGCGTCCTCGGCGAGGTCACCGGTACCGGCCGCCTCGTCATCGACTGGCAGGGCCAGGAGATCGTCAACGTCGACCCGCGCACCGTCGCGGTCGACGGCCCCGTGTACGACCGCCCCGTCGCCTACCCGACGTGGATCGACGCGCTGCAGGCCGACGGCGCCGAGTCGCTCGACCGTCCGGAGACGGGCCCCGCGCTCAAGGCGCAGTTCCTGCAGCTGCTCGGGTCCCCGAACCTGTCGGACAAGCGCTGGGTCACGAACCAGTACGACACGTACGTGCTCGGCAACACCGCGCTCGCCTTCCCCGACGACGGCGGCATGATCCGTGTCGACGAGGAGACCGGCCTGGGCGTCGCCATCGCGACGGACGCCAACGGCCGGTACTGCCAGCTCGACCCGAAGCAGGGCGCTCGCCTCGCCCTGGCCGAGGCCTACCGCAACGTCGCCGTCACCGGCGCCGTCCCCGCCGCGGTGACCGACTGCCTGAACTTCGGGTCGCCGGAGAACCCCGAGGTCATGTGGCAGTTCTCGGAGGCCGTCGAAGGCCTCGCGGACGGCTGCATGGAACTCGGTATCCCGGTCACCGGTGGCAACGTGTCGTTCTACAACCAGACCGGTGACACCCCGATCCACCCGACGCCCGTCGTCGGTGTGCTCGGCGTGATCGACGACGTCGCCAAGCGCATCCCCTCGGGCTGGCAGGACGACGGCCACAACATCTACCTGCTCGGCACGACGAGCCTCGAGCTCGACGGCTCGGCGTGGGCCGGCACCGTGCACGGGCACCTCGGCGGACGCCCGCCGGCGGTGGATCTGCAGCGTGAGAAGGCACTGGCGGAGCTCATCGCCGCCGCTGCCGACGAGCAGCTGCTGACGAGCGCGCACGACCTGGCGGACGGCGGCCTCGGCCAGACCCTCGCCGAGTCGGTCCTGCGTTTCGGGCTCGGCGCCCGCGTCGTGCTCGACGAGCTCGAGTCCCGTGACGGCGTGGACACCGCGACCGCGCTGTTCTCGGAGTCGACCGGTCGCGTGATCGTGACCGTCCGCCGCGAGGACGACGTCCGTTTCCAGGGCCTGTGCAACGGTCGGGGCTACCCGGTCCTGCGCATCGGCGTGACGGATGCGGCATCTGACTCCCTCGAGGTCCAGGGTGCGTTCGAGGCGACGATCGACGAGCTCCGCGGTGCCCACGGCGCCACGCTGCCGTCGCACTTCGGTGACGTCATCCAGGAGAACGTGACCGAGGGCTACATCGGTCGTGGGCCGCTCGACGACCACGGCGCGTTCTCGCCCCGCACGGACGCCTGA
- a CDS encoding ATP-binding protein, with protein sequence MALLRMAATDSEQIEAKAAVHGLPRTIWTTVSAFANGSGGLIILGLDEKSGFLPAEGFDASVTQDRVADGFRPRSAQEPPGPLTPPPHASITIADVDGAPVVLVDVHEAAVTDKPTYVTTQGPENGTYERVGDGDRRMSRYGVYLLSSDVRQPADDRAEIVGTSIDDLEPGAIRRFIERVRTRRPRAVADARTDEEVLRRFNVITAGGTPTLAGLLTLGKYPQEQFPQLVITFASYPSVTKAAATGDIRMLDRRTLDGPIPDMIDDAVRVVDENLRHRRVSAVGAGARDVPEIPLDAVREAVTNAVSHRDYSDWAKGAQVQVELYADRLEVNNPGGIWGGRNITDLYDGESRSRNAVLASLLTEVPLRGRDETVSENAGSGIPRMTGVLEREGLAAPKFSDDRTAMTVTLDRHGLLDPEMDAWLTQVGAADLPEDQRRTLALVHSGRIVDDHLLEIQLGIDRRSARDTLDTLVHRGWLQYPKRVGAGYTPATLLLDAELLGGDLLEIFHEVPETRGLSPEERIIEALRNAGELSIHELAERTTLSIPTLRQKLRVLIDQEVVWPTALPQSRNRRYQLRRSPRTG encoded by the coding sequence GTGGCACTGCTTCGTATGGCAGCTACGGACAGTGAGCAGATCGAGGCCAAGGCCGCGGTCCACGGCCTACCGAGAACCATCTGGACCACAGTCAGTGCGTTCGCGAACGGCAGCGGCGGTCTCATCATCCTCGGACTCGACGAGAAGTCCGGCTTCCTGCCCGCAGAGGGCTTCGACGCTTCAGTGACGCAGGACCGTGTAGCAGACGGATTCAGGCCGCGGAGTGCTCAGGAACCGCCAGGTCCCCTCACCCCGCCTCCGCACGCCTCCATCACGATCGCCGACGTTGACGGTGCTCCTGTGGTGCTCGTCGACGTCCATGAAGCGGCTGTGACCGACAAACCGACGTACGTCACGACACAAGGCCCGGAGAACGGCACGTACGAACGCGTCGGCGACGGCGACCGGCGGATGAGTCGGTACGGCGTCTATCTCCTCAGCAGTGATGTCCGACAACCCGCTGACGACCGCGCCGAGATCGTAGGCACGAGCATCGACGATCTCGAACCTGGCGCAATCCGTCGCTTCATCGAACGTGTTCGAACGCGTCGACCGCGAGCAGTCGCGGACGCGCGCACCGACGAGGAAGTACTCCGTCGTTTCAACGTGATCACCGCTGGTGGGACGCCGACGCTCGCTGGGCTCCTGACGCTCGGCAAGTACCCCCAGGAACAGTTCCCGCAGTTGGTGATCACCTTCGCGTCCTACCCGTCGGTCACGAAAGCCGCGGCGACCGGGGACATCCGCATGCTGGATCGCCGAACACTGGATGGTCCGATCCCGGACATGATCGATGACGCCGTTCGTGTCGTTGATGAGAACCTGCGACATCGAAGGGTCAGTGCGGTCGGCGCCGGTGCTCGCGACGTCCCTGAGATCCCACTCGATGCAGTACGAGAAGCGGTGACGAACGCGGTGTCGCATCGGGACTACAGCGACTGGGCCAAAGGCGCGCAGGTTCAAGTCGAGCTCTACGCTGATCGGCTCGAGGTCAACAACCCCGGCGGTATCTGGGGAGGACGGAACATCACCGACTTGTACGACGGGGAGTCGCGATCACGGAACGCCGTACTCGCGTCACTCCTCACGGAGGTACCCCTGCGCGGTAGAGATGAAACCGTGTCAGAGAATGCGGGATCAGGGATCCCGCGAATGACCGGCGTGCTTGAACGCGAGGGTCTGGCAGCCCCGAAGTTCAGTGACGACCGCACAGCCATGACGGTCACTCTCGACCGGCATGGGCTCCTCGACCCCGAGATGGACGCGTGGCTGACGCAGGTCGGGGCCGCTGATCTCCCGGAGGACCAGAGGCGAACGCTCGCCCTCGTCCACTCCGGAAGAATAGTCGACGACCACCTGCTGGAGATCCAGCTCGGGATCGATCGGCGCTCAGCCCGTGACACACTCGACACCCTCGTGCACCGGGGTTGGCTGCAGTACCCGAAACGAGTCGGAGCTGGGTACACGCCAGCCACCCTTCTCCTGGACGCAGAACTCCTCGGCGGCGACCTGCTCGAGATCTTCCACGAGGTTCCGGAAACGCGGGGTCTGTCGCCTGAAGAGCGGATCATCGAAGCGCTACGGAACGCCGGGGAACTCAGCATCCACGAACTCGCCGAGCGGACCACGCTGTCGATTCCCACCCTGCGACAGAAGCTCCGCGTATTGATCGATCAAGAGGTCGTGTGGCCGACGGCGCTCCCGCAGAGCCGGAATCGACGGTACCAACTCCGCCGATCCCCACGAACCGGGTAG
- the purQ gene encoding phosphoribosylformylglycinamidine synthase subunit PurQ — MRIGVITFPGSLDDRDAQRAVRLAGAEPVALWHGDHDLQGVDAIVLPGGFSYGDYLRAGAIAAKAPIMAEVIDVAGKGMPVLGICNGFQMLAEARLVPGAHTRNAHQQFIRRDQVLRVENADTAWTSGFDAQQEITIPLKNADGRFVADADEIKRIEDNGQVVFRYVGVNPNGSIDDIAGVSNERGNVVGLMPHPEHATEPGFGPDTRAAMASGTDGLTFFTSVIERALVK; from the coding sequence ATGCGCATCGGCGTCATCACCTTCCCCGGCTCGCTCGACGACCGCGACGCCCAGCGCGCCGTCCGTCTCGCCGGAGCCGAGCCCGTCGCGCTCTGGCACGGCGACCACGACCTGCAGGGCGTCGACGCGATCGTCCTCCCCGGCGGGTTCTCCTACGGCGACTACCTGCGTGCGGGTGCGATCGCCGCCAAGGCCCCGATCATGGCCGAGGTCATCGACGTCGCGGGCAAGGGGATGCCGGTCCTCGGCATCTGCAACGGCTTCCAGATGCTGGCCGAGGCCCGTCTGGTCCCCGGAGCACACACCCGGAACGCCCACCAGCAGTTCATCCGGCGCGACCAGGTGCTCCGTGTCGAGAACGCCGACACCGCCTGGACCTCCGGCTTCGACGCGCAGCAGGAGATCACCATCCCGCTGAAGAACGCCGACGGCCGGTTCGTCGCCGACGCGGACGAGATCAAGCGCATCGAGGACAACGGCCAGGTCGTGTTCCGCTACGTCGGCGTCAACCCGAACGGGTCGATCGACGACATCGCCGGTGTCTCGAACGAGCGCGGCAACGTCGTCGGCCTCATGCCGCACCCCGAGCACGCCACGGAGCCCGGGTTCGGCCCGGACACCCGCGCTGCCATGGCCTCCGGCACGGACGGCCTCACCTTCTTCACCTCCGTGATCGAGCGCGCGCTCGTCAAGTGA
- the purS gene encoding phosphoribosylformylglycinamidine synthase subunit PurS, whose translation MPTIVVEVMPKAEILDPQGKAVGNALARLGKNDLTNVRIGKRFEVSVDGPVDDAKLAEVREIAVDVFSNAVIEDVVSVSVVE comes from the coding sequence GTGCCAACGATCGTCGTCGAGGTCATGCCGAAGGCCGAGATCCTCGACCCCCAGGGCAAGGCGGTGGGCAACGCCCTCGCCCGCCTCGGCAAGAACGACCTGACCAACGTCCGCATCGGCAAGCGATTCGAGGTGTCGGTCGACGGTCCCGTCGACGACGCCAAGCTCGCCGAGGTCCGCGAGATCGCGGTCGACGTCTTCTCGAACGCCGTCATCGAGGACGTCGTCTCCGTCAGCGTGGTCGAGTGA
- a CDS encoding PadR family transcriptional regulator yields MPDLTPLAYAALGLLNEGPAHPYEMFQTMVHRRDARNVKVRPGTLYHQVGRLVDLGLAEAVGTDRGGNRPERTTYAITDQGRTVLHDGLLHLLAEPADEYPVFHLAVAEIENISLAEAVAALTARAAALEGRRADTDEILGVVTAKDLPERYWLDVSYVRAMLTAQIEWLHATVERIQRGDVPWGGPDAGADAPADTTMNSNSKDTTR; encoded by the coding sequence GTGCCGGACCTCACGCCGCTCGCGTACGCGGCGCTCGGGCTCCTCAACGAGGGACCCGCGCACCCGTACGAGATGTTCCAGACGATGGTCCACCGGCGTGACGCCCGGAACGTCAAGGTCCGCCCCGGCACGCTCTACCACCAGGTCGGACGGCTCGTCGACCTGGGCTTGGCCGAGGCCGTCGGGACCGACCGCGGCGGCAACCGGCCGGAGCGCACGACGTACGCCATCACGGACCAGGGCAGGACGGTCCTCCACGACGGGCTGCTCCACCTGCTCGCCGAGCCCGCCGACGAGTACCCGGTCTTCCACCTGGCCGTCGCCGAGATCGAGAACATCTCGCTCGCCGAGGCGGTCGCAGCACTGACCGCGCGGGCGGCGGCGCTGGAGGGCAGGCGGGCCGACACCGACGAGATCCTCGGCGTCGTGACCGCCAAGGACCTGCCGGAGCGCTACTGGCTGGACGTGTCGTACGTCCGTGCCATGCTCACCGCGCAGATCGAGTGGTTGCACGCCACCGTCGAGCGCATCCAGCGCGGCGACGTCCCCTGGGGTGGTCCGGACGCCGGAGCCGACGCCCCCGCAGACACCACGATGAACAGCAACAGCAAGGACACCACTCGATGA